DNA from Ignavibacteriales bacterium:
AACAGTTGCTGCTACTAGAATTAACGAAGATGGTTCGGTTCCTGCATCAAAATTTAAAATTCCTGAAAAAGTAGTTCTTAACCAAGTTGATCTGGATAATATCGAAAACGAAATGAGAGAAGAAAATAAATGATCTCGTTTCTTCCGATTGGCGGTGGAAATGAAATTGGCGCAAACAGCTATTACTTAAACTTTAACGGCACCGGAATAATTTTAGACTCCGGAATTCATCCCCAAAAACAAGGGCTCGAATCACTTCCAAACTTTAATTTGCTAAATGACAAACCTATTGATTACTGCTTAATATCTCACTCACATCAAGATCATATTGGTTCGCTCCCCTTTCTCGTAAAAAAATTTCCTTACGTTAAGATTATTACCACGCCGCAAACACGAGCACTTGCTGAACTTACACTTCACAATTCGGTTTCAATCCTAAAAAAAGAAATAGAAGAACCTGATTTTGAATTTTACACACACGATGAAGTTGATCTTTTAATTAAGATGATAGACTATAAAGAATATCAAAATCAATTTGAACTTAATTCTTATCATCAATCAAAAGATTCAAAAGTTAATTGCACTTTTTATGATGCGGGGCATATTCTTGGTTCTGCGGGAATACTTTTAGAAAACAACGGCCACAAAATATTTTATACCGGCGATATTAACCTTACATCTCAAACACTTCTAAACGGCGCAGATCTGCCGGAAACAAAAGTTGACACATTAATTCTTGAAACAACTTACGGGGCAACAGATTCTGATTTACTTTTAAACTGGAGTGCAGAATCATTGCGTTTTGCAAAGGAAGCAAATAATGTTTTAA
Protein-coding regions in this window:
- a CDS encoding MBL fold metallo-hydrolase translates to MISFLPIGGGNEIGANSYYLNFNGTGIILDSGIHPQKQGLESLPNFNLLNDKPIDYCLISHSHQDHIGSLPFLVKKFPYVKIITTPQTRALAELTLHNSVSILKKEIEEPDFEFYTHDEVDLLIKMIDYKEYQNQFELNSYHQSKDSKVNCTFYDAGHILGSAGILLENNGHKIFYTGDINLTSQTLLNGADLPETKVDTLILETTYGATDSDLLLNWSAESLRFAKEANNVLNNGGSVLIPVFSLGKMQEMLATIWLLMQKHKLTTVDIYTGGLGTKINRAYDYNRFTVRRVNEDFELNSIPQKDYYEIFNPEEFFKHPCIVLASSGMMIQGTSSFTFAKRWLKQKDSAIFSVGYMAEDTPGFSIANSEHGDKIQFTSSDEPIEVNCTIKNFKFSAHARREELLKIVDKLKPDNVILTHGDEDALDWIGSAILKQYKNIKVQIAEVGKEIKLF